The genomic region TGCTTTAGCCAAGTTGTAAGTTCAGGTTTATCTTCCAATAGACATAGCAGGGAAGAGTGCAGcattacaaaatgaaatgcacagATCATGGAAAGGCCAAAGCTTAAAGGACTTAAGAGCTCCCACTCACTAGTGAAGGACTTATCCAGAGGTTTCTCTATGACAGAGCATGTGGAGTCTGAactactgctgctgctactgcctggaaaacagaaatcagtCCCACAGAAAAACCCAGAGAGGAAGAAACATGCAGATGGGAAGTTAGTTCTAAGGAAAAGAAACCCAGAAGAGATGGCAAAATAGTTTTAAAAGGTACAGAGTTCTCATTAGGAAGCATTTGCTAGAATCCCTCCCAGACTCAGCTTGCAAAGCCATCGCTTCCCAGCACAGAATGGCATGCTCAGAGAGACAGTTCAGTTAAAACCCCATCTTAACAAACCTACAGCTTAAAACCTCATGCCAAGGCTGCTTCCATTTCAAGCAatagcacagaaaaacagatcacAGTGAAGGTGGCTGTGGATATCTACAGTAACAGAAGATTCGGTGACCAGGAGTCCTTTCCAGTGTTATGTACATGGCAACGTACACTTTTCAGTCTAGAAGAGAGAATCAGCTTACACAGGGACAGCTACCGTGCAAGCTCCTGCTGAGCACAACCTTACTTAGGAAACTTAACTTACAAACAAGTTGCTCTAGCTAAGTGACAgctatttcccccccccccccctactcTTTTCAAGCAGTCTTTTAAAGATGGTTTTCTCTTGTGGTGGATTTGGGCAGAAATCATTTCTTGACGGATAGAATGGTCAATCTTCCTGCGTCTGGAAAGCACCAATGGGGGGAATCTATTTAATGCAGGAATGTTGTTTAAACAGATGTGAGTGCTTTAAGACAGGAAGGCAGTTTGAATGTCAGCATTTACTGGACAAATTGGAAAttgaagcacagcactgggctTGACTTCCCTACTCCCCATGAGTAAATAAAGGTTCCAGGGGTATAGCAGGCTTCCTGTAAGCCTCAGTTCTCCATGGTACACCATGACCCACAATTCTAGGCTCAGTAGCATCCTCTGGGGCTTAGACACTACATGCCAGTTTATCACAGTGTAGGACAAAGTAGACTTTGCCATGAGATTTCCAGAGTATTCCCAAATAAGGGATGTGTAGCTCCCATTCATTTCAGCTAGCACACAGACACCCTCAAAGGTCAAGTTTTTCCTCTATCAGCATAAAATAGGACGCCAGAATGAAGCCAGTTACTGAACATCCACAGGACAGATGAATCCTTCGCCTAAACCACAGCCAAAATCCCCGTCTAGCCATGAGAATGGCTATAAAAGAATACATCTGCCAACCACTGATTTTTGGTGTCTTCCTCCTCCCATTTCAGTGAGCAGGGGAAGTTCCACAACATGAGTCACAAGCCATACGCAGCCACCTTGCGGCAACGAGGGAACCACCACAGAAGATGATGTTACCACAAGCACAACTACCCAAGTGGAAGCAGATACCACACAGGATCGGAGCTGTCCATCTACAGAGACAGCACCAAATAGCTATGTTTCTAGGGAGGCATGATAATTGCAGCGGCAGTAGGGCAGCCCTACAACTCCACTTCTCCCTGCCTGGCTCTATAGTTCCTGACACTAGCTGCTGGGCAAAAGGAAATTGGTGGCACTGACAGGATTCTCTGCTGCCTTACCCCGCCGTTTCTTCCGCTTCTCCCCATCTTCTCCAATCTCCCCATCAtcctcttcatcttcttcttcagaAGAACTTGTCTCTGAACCAGATATTTCTTCTCCTGGAAACAAAAAGTATGCTTTTTGATGCACTTTCCTTCATTGGAGCCTTCCAATAACATCAGCTTGTTATTGTGACAGCAGCACTTATCTGAAGTCAGCAGTATCTGATATCAGCTTATGAGTTGCTGCATTAGTCAATAACTTTCAAGGAGATCATTTGCAATAGCTTTGGAAAATTAAGGAAGGTTATTGTAAGCCATATAATGCTGCCAAGTCAGTGTGTATAACACTATGGTAAGCATCCTCATATCCTTGTAATACTACATTATGTTTTCTTAGAAGAAATTCACAATACCTTCACTTCCAGAGACAAAAAATGGTCAAATGAGCAAAACTATTTGTTCTACAGTTTAGTACCTACAAATATAAGGAGTCACCCTCAGCACACTAGGGATGAAACAGCTATGTCTAGATTCCAGTCCCTGAAGAAAGCATTACTATTTTCCTGCTTCTCCTTAATGGTAGAGATTCCAAGCAGTAAGTCTTACTGGAGTTACTGCTAGACCTATTTTGTGCTGTGAGCATCTTTGAAGATGGGTGTTATACCAAGCGCATGGTTCAGGAAGAATCCTTCTGGAAAAATCACAAGCCCATAAAGTTCCAAAGCCTAAagaagctttttgtttcttctatgcACTAATTAAATAGTCAGCCTCAGTCCTAGCCAcacaaattcatttcatttgagTCCTAAAATTGCACCTCTCCTcaagcaaggaaaacatttaGCTTTTGTTATCATGCACTTTAAATCCCTACACCACACCCAATCATAACCAGAGACCCCTCAGGTTCTCAGCACACTAAATTCAGTCCAGAACCCATTACCTTATGCTAGTGCCAAGTGCCACCTGGTGGGCAAAGCCAGGCCCTGCGCTGGGAGCATCCTGTTGGGTCATCAAGGCCAGAATAATGACTTGCAATCAGCTACTGAATTCATATGACATTTTCAAATAGTAAAGACTTTTCACACAAGCAGAACTAGCATTAGTCTGGAGAAATACTAGGTGGAAGGGGAATCTcaccttcttccagttttttcttaagttcttcaatttctttctgaaactgaCGGAGCAAAGCATCCTTGGGGTCTTCGTTAATCCTGGCCTTGTTCTTAATGTTCTTGGCTCGGTTTGCATATCTGAGAGTGCTGATAGTCTCATCATAATTGTAGTCTGCTGGACCAATGTTTGCACACTAACACATGGAAGAACAAGTAAATGGAGCATAAATAATCAGAGTCCAGGACAAATGATTTCACAGGGACCCAGCCCTAGCTCCAACAGTATGATATTACCaagctttcctgctgcttctaCATCGAGGTTGCTTTTGTCTACCTAACCACAGCTTTTACTTAATCTTACACAGGTGTATTTACACCTTTTCGATCCTTGCATGTGCAGGGAAGAGACAGCAAAAGCACTTTAAAGGCTTTCTCAACTACAATGCTCTGAAAAGAACAGGTAAACGTCAGGCTGTTCTCATGGCAAAGTCACTATGCTATTCCTGTAGGAACAGAGATCAACAGTTGGAATTTATGAAAGCATCTTGGATCTTACCATCATGGTTTTGGAGTTACCCCCCAGGGAATCCTGAAGGAGTCGTGTAAGTTTGGAGTTACGGTAGGGCACATGAGTGCTTTTGCCATCCACCAGTGCTGAAATGACATTCCCCAGTGTAGAAAGAGAGAGGTTGATCTTAGTAGCTTCCTTCAGTCGCTGCCCCGTTGCTCCAGTTTTTGCTTGTCTTTCAGAACCCTGGAAAGGGAACAGGAAGCAAAAGGAATTGCAGCAAAACCTGCTATGTGATCTCCCTCCAAATAGCACAGCTACCCCTAAAACATTGCTAGTGGTCAAGTCACTAAGCACCTCAATCATTATTAGAGGACCTACCGATGTACTTCACACATCACTAACAAGACAAATGACAGGTCTCAACTGAAGCTTTCAGTGCCAGCAAATTCTGAACTGCTGGAAGTAACACAACTGAGAAGTTTTGACAGTTTTGATCCTGTGCATGAAAATATTATTAGAAACAAGTCAGCAGCTACAAGGCACCTCAGCTCCTGTCTTTCCTaccaggaggaaaaaggaacagagtGACACTGCAATTGCTTTACAGGTAGTTTCATAGCGTGACCGAAACACACCTCATGTAAATAAAGTAACAGATAACACACAAGCATCCAGGGACTTGAGTGTCCCCTTCCCTgtctcttctccaagcaaagGAAATCCAGTGCAAAATCTGGGCTACAAAGCCTTTTTACCAGCACAACTACATTGGTTCAAAGTGAGCAACAGGGAGCGGGAAATTGCACAAGTGAAGAACTGCATGATCACAATCCCCTGGGGTGGTTACgttggaaaaaaaactttgcaAAGATCCAGTTCTGATATCCAGTGTGCTCTTCTCAGAGTAGTCTATATTATTTACAATTACTTCACAGGAAGAACAGAGCCCTCTTACCAATACAAGGTCATATACACTAGAGGCTCTTTCTGGTACACATCTGATTTAAAGCCTTGAGCGAATACTTCACAGAAGTCAACTGTCAGACAGAATTCTGGGCTTCAAAGTCTCTAAGAGTACTGGGGAGCCATGGCCACCATGTTTTATGTCAGATGTTGCTGGTCCTACTTACAGCAAGATCCACAAGGTGCAATTTGCCCATGCGCACATGCATGTTTCCATCAACTCCCTTCTCACTGCACTCAATGGTGATAGTGAAGATGGCGTGTgagcgagagctgtgctcatTCATGTTTGTGGCACCAACAGAACCTTTTAATTGAGAAAAAGATTAATGAATCACACTCCTGTAACATTCTTCATGCTCCAAAGGAGATTTATTCCCAACTCTACATGCAACCCATTTTTTCAGAAGATGGAAAAGACACTGAGACTCAGCAAACTGTGCTGGACACTGAAATCGTAGCACACCTCCAACCTAGATTAGAAGTGTTGCTGTCTTCATTTGGTCCAAGCTGACCACAGGGTCCCATCCCAAGAGTAGCAGTAGctctcatttgtttccttttaaaagttaccaaaaaaaaagccccacaaaTAACACTAGCTTAACACTTTCACAGCTGATCCCTGCAAAAAGctgcaggttgtttttttttttttaatataaaaaaagagcaaagcaatCCACTTGAACAGCAACAGTAAGTCagaatttcagttcatttttatgaaattaatTAAGTTTAAGGCTTAATTAAGTCTTCCAGAAAGCATCAACAACCTTCTATTCACAGCACAGGGCTCGTTTTTGCTCGTCCAGATTAGAGCAGAAGAAGGAAACAACCATGACACGCACTAGTAGCCCTGACAATGCTGACTGCCTTCACTGTTTCCCCCCGCCTGGCTGACTGAGACACAGCCTTCTTCACCTGTCCCTGCACAAAAGGCATTTGGGAGGGGACATCCCTTTTGCTCTGCTCAGTTGAACGAGTTGAGCTCTCCAGCATTATGTCTAGAAGCAAGATCTCAAAGTCCCAAAATCAGACCCTTGCTCTGTCTGACAGAGCTGTCAGTCTGCCCACTGTGGGACTACGTACGGTTCTTGTGGCCCAGAGTCATGATTCTGTCCATATCATCTGCATTGTTTACGACATAAGCTGAAAGGTCTTTGATATAAACTCCCACATCAGGTCTCTCTTTAACCTAAGAGAGAAACAGTTTAGAGAGAGCATCCTTAGAGCCCACACAGCAATTCTCAGTGGCACTGTATTAGTACAGTGATTTACTCCCCCAGATTCTAGTTCATACAGAGAATACTGCAGTACTCCAAAAGAATAGCTAGCGAATCAAGACTCAGGCAGGATAATATTTCACTGCTCCTCCCTGGAGGCAAACACAGATTTCAAATCTCAGTCGCTAACTCCTAGAATGATTGCCAAGAGGCCTTTACAGTAGAACTGCATGGACAAAACTGACTCAGCAGAAAGTCAGTTTCTCACTGCACAACAGAACAAACTAAAAAGACTCAGAGAAATCAGTGGCGATATCCTAGTGCTACTGTATCTTAAAGGAAACAAGGCACATGCTGAGGAGTCCAACCTCCCAGCTCCCTTCATATGCTCTCTGATCTTTACAATAATATTGCTCGAGGATATGGAACAAGCATCAGATTCAGAACAGCAGGCTCACCTCTAACCTCTGTGACTGGTCTTTTCCTAGCAGGTCCCGTACTTCTTCATTGTAAATTTCCAGGTAAGACACACGAACTAAAAACCTGAAGGCAAACATTTGGGAAGCTTTCTTAATAAGATATTTGTAAGTGTAAGTCCAGGAGACAcagaatgcaaagaaaaagcgcccatatataaatacattctTGCCACCCCATCAAGAATGGCCTAAGTCATTGCTGAGGTCAGACGACTTCTACAGATGGACAAACAAAAGACAGGAGCAGTAAAGGGAAGCTGCTTACCTCGTGTCCCCCTCTGCTTTGGCAATGTGACCAAATATATGGGCGAAGGAATTTGGAATGATGCCTCTAAGCTCAGGAACTGCTCTGACCCCTTCCATGGTAAAAGTTTTGCCTGTTCCAGTCTGTCCATATGCAAAAATGGTGCCTAAAGAACAAGAACATATTAATGAATGCCATGAAGTTGCTATAACTACAATTTTACCTCATCAATTCTTAGCCTGATAGCACTAAACACATTTTTGTGAATTTGAAACTTTTCACCCTCTCCATTATGTACTGTTCAATGctatgagaaacagaaatgctggACAACCATAGCAAAAAAATGTTCAAGCTACTGCACTATCCAGTCTGcaaaatgtttaagaaaaagtCAGCTTGTTTTAGCTGTATAGAGCAATTAAAGGATTGAGAATCAGTACACTTAGGGCTCACacacaaataattaaaattagaCTAATCAATAGCATTGTCAATTAGAGAAAGTTCGTTATATACCAACCACAAAACCAATGACTGCTAGCACTTTAAGCCACAGCAGAAACATGAGACTCCTAGAACACAGGCCACAGTGCAAGTGTCCAGTTCTGAACCTGCAAATGCAGCTATGATTTGGACTAGGTAACTATCCCCAAGGAAGCCAATGAGAAAGTTTACTGAGATCCCAGCTCAGACATTCCAGAAACACACAGGTTAATTTATTATACCCCAGCACAAATTAAGCTCAACTCAACTTAAGCTTTTGCTTTCATTGTCGAGTCACTGGCATTACTGTTgggagaaaatgaattttaatcaGTTGAAGATGGGTGTGTTAGCACAAAAGCTTATTAGGTATTTTGCAAACCTTTAAAAACCTTCTTAATCTGTTGCTTACAGCACGGATGAAAAGCAGTTACAGAAAGCAGTAATTTGTTACCTTACTGGGGTATTCTTTCTTCTACATGTTGTATTTGCATGCATAATAAACACTCACAAACCACGGACGTATTCTtcccagctgcaggaagcaACCAATTATCTGCCAGGCAGGGCTGATGTGTGTAACTAGTCATCTTAGTGTGTAACAGCAAGTTTTAGAGATGAAAATGCAGCACTTATATGCACAAGAAGAATACGCATACCTAGATACTGCAGAACCATGGCAGCTGCTGGGTTACTGAAACTGTATAGCGAAGAGTCACAGAGAATTCTGATAATGAAATAAAGTGTATATCTTTTGCAGACAGAAGacagagaatgaaaacataCAGCTCACCAACCTCAGCCAAGACTTGCTCACTACTATCTCCCACTGTTAGCAATCTCAGTACGTACCACCATGGGGGGTACTCAGTAAGGAGCACCTTCTGGTTGCTGTAGGTCAGAGGCCAGAATAGAAACAATAGAGAGATGTGGCCCTCGTAAGAGAAGCCTCCCTGTTAGATCATCAGGGACGTCAACAACACATGGAACACAGATGGGCGAATTGAAATAAATCAGGAATTTACCATTGTAGCCTTCCAGGACGGAGTCAATAATAGGTCTTGCAGTTAGGTTATAGACATCCAGCTGCTTACTCTCTGGTCCAAAAACAGTGTCAAATGTGAATGTCTTGGGAGGTTCGTTGGACGAGTCCGTTTTGTGGACTGTGATGGTTCCTCTCATCTCATCCACGTTGACTGCCATTTTGTACCCCGTCGCTTTCTCTCGCTCATTAAGGGGCCGGCACCGAACAACCACCTTGACATTATCGCAGCTCTCTGGCCTGTCCGGCTTCTCAGGCTTGTTGATCTGCAATTATGAAAAGGCAAAACACTCACAGGCTGCAGCATTACTGTAACAAGCCCATGTGCTTAAGCTGTAGACGCATACTTCTCAGCAGAATCATAAAAGCCACACTTAGACCAGAACTGGTTTATAATTAAAGTTAAGGGAATGCCCTGCACTTATTCAGTCAAAGCAATCTTCTGTTTGCAAACGTGGAAACCAATTGAGTAAAACCTGAGAATTCCATTCATCTGTGAAATTCTTCAGCAAACAACTTTGTGCCTGCAAACAGCTTGCTGAGCAGAGGCTTCTGTGCCACTCCTTTAAGTTCACGGAGCTTGTTCAGCTGTTGTCTGAACAGAGAGCACAAGGAAACAGCCTCAAACCTCACCGATGACATCAGCAGATAGCAGCGAGCGTTGGCTGAAGGGAATTCAGACAAGCTTCAGTGCGTTTGCTGAACGTTAACCACTCAAAGGTTGGCTCACAGGACTTCACACAGCCTTTCTCTCTCAGTTACAGACACGGATTCTGACACTAAACTGACTGACAGTGCTGTCAATGCTTCTCCTGACAGAGGAGCTCCAAAAGCAGTTGGACACAGCCCGAGGTGCCGCCCCACCGACTGATGCCATGGATGAGCACTGAGCCGTTTCTAAACCCACACCTCGGATGTCAGCAAGGAACAAACCGCTCCCCGAGCTCCTCACCACCAGATCCCCCAGGGCCCTCAGCAGAGGCTGTGACAGACGCAGCGGCccgctgctcccagctgggtgGAGGAAGgatcccacagccccccacccccaccccgaGAACGGGACAGATGCCGCAGTGAGGCGGCACCGAGCACCGCGCCGTCATCCTCAGGCCCCGGCCCGGGCCCGCGCCGCCCCAGAGATCCCCACGGGCCGCGGCTCCTGTCAGTGAAAACCCAAGAGTGCGGGAAGCGGCCcgcagcatccccagcccccATCCCGCTCGCAGCCCTCCCCACGAGCCCGTGCCCCGGCCCGGCGTTGCTCACCGGCATGGCGGCGCCGCGCGGACAGGGATCGCCGCCGGTCGCAGAGCCGCGGGGCCGCACAACGGAACAATAACAGCACCGCGCCTGcgcccgccccccgccgccccgggcCGCGGCCAATCCCCGCGCGCTGCGGAGGCCAGACAGCCAATAGCTCGCAGGGAAAGGAGGGGCTCGGCCCGCCCCCCGCAACCAAGGGAGCCCGGCCGCAGCCAATGGCGTGGACGGAGAGGTGGAGGTGGGAGGGACAAGATcgcggcggggggggcggggcgtcGCCATGGGAACCGCGGGGCGGTGCGGCGGAGGGCGTTCGGGCGTTGGGCCGGGAGGCGTACCGGGTGTGATGGGGATCCGCGCTCTGATCGCCCCGCAGGGGTCTGGCCGGGCTCCGGGCTGACGGGGCCGTGGGCTGACGGGGCCGCAGGGCCACTCGTTTCCTCATAGATCCCTCCCTTTCTCCGTACGTTCCTCGCACACACGGTTATTTCTATAGACTCCCAGAGCAAAAGCACAGCCCGCCGGTGAGGAGCAGAGCGCGGCCCCGTGCAGCTCGGGGCTGCCAGGAGGGCTCCCCCGCCCCGCGGGGCGGCCGTGCCGGAACGACAGGGCCACAATGAGACCCGGGGTGCAGCAACGAGGTGCGACGCGGGGGCCGCGCCGAAGTCAGTCGCCCCACGGCAGAACCCCGTCCGGAGTCCGGACGGCCTCAGCCGCCCCACGCCCCGCAGCGCTGCCCCGAGAAAGGAGCTGCGACCCCCGGAGCGGGACGGGCGCGCTCACCCCCGTTACGCGGCACTCCGGAACGCAGCGCTGTGGGCCGTGCCCGGCTGTGCGCAGCCGCGGAGGCTGAGGGCGGTGCGGCCCCGCCCGGCGGAGTCCcgcggagctgctgctgctctcggCCCCATGCCCGGCCGCCCCCGGAGCCCCTTCGCGGCGCGGCCCAGCCGGGCGGGTAAGGACGGCGGAGCGGGCGGGGGGCTCCTGCCGGGCCGGGGCTCCGTGCTGCGGGGAAAGAGGGGCAGCCCCGGGCCGGGCAGGAACCGCGCGGGGTCGGTGTGGTTCTATGGGACGGTGGCGGTTAAGTTGTAGGGGAGCCTTGAATGAATTATTTCCCCTCCAGCTACAAAAAGAGAAACTTTTTCAGAGCATCGACCTGCTCGGATAAACCTTACACTGTTTATCCCTTTGCTGCGATGCTCCGGGCTGCCAGGCTCGGCTGCTCCGTGAGATGCAGCCAAAGCAGTGCGTGCTTCCCTGCGTGCGGCGCAGCGCTCACATCGCAGATCTGCAGCTTTAGAAACCAGCAACGGCTTCCAGAGGATTCACTCAGTTTAGGGCGATTGATGACACAAAGCCCTCATCCACCGCTCTATAGATAGAATAAAGCACAAGTTCTAGATCTAacatctctttctctgctgttaAAGAGACACTGAAATATAAGTATTGAAATACTCCATCTCAGGTTCTCCCTGCCCTTTAGATGGGATTCAGATAGCTTTATTTCACGTGTGCACGCATACACTGGAGAgtgctgtttctgcagtggtgctgctgtgcatcttcaacagcaacagaaagatTGAATTGTTTTAAGGAAAACTGCTCATTGGGAGCTCAGTCCTAAGAACAATAATCTTGgaggtttctttgttttttttttttttccagaaacaatAGGCCTCTATTTGCCAGAAACTTGAAATCAGCTGACAGTGGGTTGCAACTTAATAGCTCTACAAAGGGACGAGTGAATGGAGTGCTATGTACTCCCAACCCAAGATAACCAGGGGAAGCCTTTGTACAGCCTGGGGCTGAAAAAGCCAAGCTGCACAGTTTAGCTCTCAGACGTGTTTTCTTCCATCGTCAGCTTTCCCTGGGAAAACGGGTGATGGAATTGTTTTTGCTCATCAGCAGACAAGCAAGCTGCATGGCTGCCCCGATTTAGTTCTCAGCACTGGGAAGGCAGCACAAGAGGAAACCATACCTAGCACAAGGAGCTGGTATATTGCTTTATAATTCTTCTCTTGGTTTTGGCAGCAGCTCCCGCCAGGGAAACTGGCTCAAGGAGTTGCCATGAAGTGTCCTGGACCTCCAGAGAGCTCAAGGCTTGCCTGCTTCTTGGAAAACGCCTTGGTCAGAGAGGCTAGGATTTGGAAAGCACCCGTTTTCCAGAATCTTACCCTGAAGGTATTCTCCCTTGTTCTCTTTAGAAGCACTTAAGGCATCTCCCTGCAGACATGCAGTGCTGGTCCTGCCATCTGACCCACCTGGATGCAGAAGTCATCCTTCATTGATGAATCTTAAGGAATGGAGGGGGAGGGACTGtctgtatttgtttcatttgacACCTTATTAATACCCCCCATAAAACGAGTTTAGAgttgctttgcattttgttctgACTTAGATAGTTTGAGGAAGTTTGATGGAGCAGGCAAGAGCTGGGCAATATGGATGAGTGCTTTCAACTGCTCCATCTATTTGCCCATTCTCTCTCTTTGTAGACACAGCCAACAGCAGTGTCTTCATTTCAAGCCTTGAGACACCTGAAATGTTAATTAGAGCATTTAGAATAATTGGAGTTTTCCTTTGGAGATATGTTAATGAAATCATTCAAGTGTTAagtgtactttttttcccctaaccTCTTCCCCTCAGGGTACAGATATCTCTCCATCGTGTTATGAGAAAACAATTATCTGGATTGCAGAAATAAGCTCTCAGTTCCAGTTTCACTCTGAAACTTTTGCTTTATCTATCAGCATCCTTAACCGGTTGTTGGCATCAGTAAAGGTAAAGAATCTCCTTCAGCTTTTTATCTGGTTAGATTACTGATTGCAGATGTAAAGAGGATGTAATCAGGTTATACACAAAGCAAGTACTATGTTTGGCAGCAGATTTTGGGAGCAGTCAGGGCCTTCTCTGGGGAATGCACACCTATTGTAACCATCAGAAAGAGCAACACAATGGAAAGGTGATACAAGAGGTGTAAGGACAGAGGGACTAATACCATAGAAATGTGTtgtaaaggaaggaaaaagggctACTCACCTATCTCTGAAGATTGAGGCTCACAGGGGAAAACTCTAcaagggagggatctccagaaagagatccttcccctgtggcagtcagcccttaaatggggtctaagagaggtgagtcacacagctgaattgccttcacctgtgctcccagggctgaccaggtcctttccccaggtgctcaatcagtggtgTGGGCCaggactcaacagttcccatacacctaTGAACTTAAGTGTTTGCTGAGGTTTTGCTGATTCAAAGTGCACAGCAGAAGTCTGCGTGACTTGGAGTCCAAAAGCTGTGATAAGCATAAGGAGTTCAGCATCATCTGGTTGCCTCTGCTAAACAGAAGACATTTGCATTATCACATTAAGTATTGTAGACTTGAAACCATTACTTGTAACAAAACTGT from Gallus gallus isolate bGalGal1 chromosome 13, bGalGal1.mat.broiler.GRCg7b, whole genome shotgun sequence harbors:
- the KIF3A gene encoding kinesin-like protein KIF3A; protein product: MPINKPEKPDRPESCDNVKVVVRCRPLNEREKATGYKMAVNVDEMRGTITVHKTDSSNEPPKTFTFDTVFGPESKQLDVYNLTARPIIDSVLEGYNGTIFAYGQTGTGKTFTMEGVRAVPELRGIIPNSFAHIFGHIAKAEGDTRFLVRVSYLEIYNEEVRDLLGKDQSQRLEVKERPDVGVYIKDLSAYVVNNADDMDRIMTLGHKNRSVGATNMNEHSSRSHAIFTITIECSEKGVDGNMHVRMGKLHLVDLAGSERQAKTGATGQRLKEATKINLSLSTLGNVISALVDGKSTHVPYRNSKLTRLLQDSLGGNSKTMMCANIGPADYNYDETISTLRYANRAKNIKNKARINEDPKDALLRQFQKEIEELKKKLEEGEEISGSETSSSEEEDEEDDGEIGEDGEKRKKRRDQAGKKKVSPDKMVEMQAKIEEERKALETKLDMEEEERNKARAELEKREKDLLKAQQEHQSLLEKLSALEKKVIVGGVDLLAKAEEQEKLLEESNMELEERRRRAEQLRKELEEKEQERLDIEEKYTSLQEEAQGKTKKLKKVWTMLMAAKSEMADLQQEHQREIEGLLENIRQLSRELRLQMLIIDNFIPQDYQEMIENYVHWNEDIGEWQLKCVAYTGNNMRKQTPVLDKKEKDPFEVDLSHVYLAYTEESLRQSLMKLERPRTSKGRSRPKTGRRKRSAKPGAVIDSLLQ
- the KIF3A gene encoding kinesin-like protein KIF3A isoform X2; its protein translation is MPINKPEKPDRPESCDNVKVVVRCRPLNEREKATGYKMAVNVDEMRGTITVHKTDSSNEPPKTFTFDTVFGPESKQLDVYNLTARPIIDSVLEGYNGTIFAYGQTGTGKTFTMEGVRAVPELRGIIPNSFAHIFGHIAKAEGDTRFLVRVSYLEIYNEEVRDLLGKDQSQRLEVKERPDVGVYIKDLSAYVVNNADDMDRIMTLGHKNRSVGATNMNEHSSRSHAIFTITIECSEKGVDGNMHVRMGKLHLVDLAGSERQAKTGATGQRLKEATKINLSLSTLGNVISALVDGKSTHVPYRNSKLTRLLQDSLGGNSKTMMCANIGPADYNYDETISTLRYANRAKNIKNKARINEDPKDALLRQFQKEIEELKKKLEEGEEISGSETSSSEEEDEEDDGEIGEDGEKRKKRRGKKKVSPDKMVEMQAKIEEERKALETKLDMEEEERNKARAELEKREKDLLKAQQEHQSLLEKLSALEKKVIVGGVDLLAKAEEQEKLLEESNMELEERRRRAEQLRKELEEKEQERLDIEEKYTSLQEEAQGKTKKLKKVWTMLMAAKSEMADLQQEHQREIEGLLENIRQLSRELRLQMLIIDNFIPQDYQEMIENYVHWNEDIGEWQLKCVAYTGNNMRKQTPVLDKKEKDPFEVDLSHVYLAYTEESLRQSLMKLERPRTSKGRSRPKTGRRKRSAKPGAVIDSLLQ
- the KIF3A gene encoding kinesin-like protein KIF3A isoform X1, which produces MPINKPEKPDRPESCDNVKVVVRCRPLNEREKATGYKMAVNVDEMRGTITVHKTDSSNEPPKTFTFDTVFGPESKQLDVYNLTARPIIDSVLEGYNGTIFAYGQTGTGKTFTMEGVRAVPELRGIIPNSFAHIFGHIAKAEGDTRFLVRVSYLEIYNEEVRDLLGKDQSQRLEVKERPDVGVYIKDLSAYVVNNADDMDRIMTLGHKNRSVGATNMNEHSSRSHAIFTITIECSEKGVDGNMHVRMGKLHLVDLAGSERQAKTGATGQRLKEATKINLSLSTLGNVISALVDGKSTHVPYRNSKLTRLLQDSLGGNSKTMMCANIGPADYNYDETISTLRYANRAKNIKNKARINEDPKDALLRQFQKEIEELKKKLEEGEEISGSETSSSEEEDEEDDGEIGEDGEKRKKRRGSSSSSSSDSTCSVIEKPLDKSFTNQAGKKKVSPDKMVEMQAKIEEERKALETKLDMEEEERNKARAELEKREKDLLKAQQEHQSLLEKLSALEKKVIVGGVDLLAKAEEQEKLLEESNMELEERRRRAEQLRKELEEKEQERLDIEEKYTSLQEEAQGKTKKLKKVWTMLMAAKSEMADLQQEHQREIEGLLENIRQLSRELRLQMLIIDNFIPQDYQEMIENYVHWNEDIGEWQLKCVAYTGNNMRKQTPVLDKKEKDPFEVDLSHVYLAYTEESLRQSLMKLERPRTSKGRSRPKTGRRKRSAKPGAVIDSLLQ